From the genome of Perca fluviatilis chromosome 1, GENO_Pfluv_1.0, whole genome shotgun sequence, one region includes:
- the c1h4orf33 gene encoding UPF0462 protein C4orf33 homolog isoform X2, with protein MQFLIQHTWDSNPVNHDPIRINFSPGQGGLKIEMFGPFFNDPAAPAGPPSQPFPGLWDYEVVESFFLDSTTENYLEVEFCPHGQHLILLLSGVGQAFQQQLPMVFNATITGDRWMGEALLPWSYFPPKINKMNSYAIHGSGEKRTYEALYPIPKEELVEGQKPNFHRLEYFQNFRLQSIMGEGWVQPESGLWHGKA; from the exons ATGCAGTTTTTGATCCAGCACACCTGGGACAGCAATCCTGTGAATCATGACCCTATCAGGATCAATTTCTCTCCGGGGCAAGGGGGGCTGAAGATAGAGATGTTTGGTCCCTTCTTCAATGACCCAGCAGCTCCTGCAGGGCCCCCCAGTCAGCCCTTCCCTGGACTCTGGGATTATGAAG TTGTGGAGTCCTTCTTCCTTGATAGTACTACAGAAAATTACCTAGAAGTGGAGTTTTGTCC acaTGGGCAGCATCTGATATTATTGCTGTCAGGAGTTGGCCAAGCATTCCAG CAACAACTGCCCATGGTGTTCAATGCTACGATCACAGGGGACAGGTGGATGGGTGAGGCTCTCCTCCCCTGGTCGTACTTCCCTCCTAAAATCAACAAGATGAACTCGTACGCCATCCATGGCTCAGGAGAGAAGCGTACGTATGAGGCTCTCTACCCCATCCCCAAGGAGGAGCTAGTGGAAGGCCAAAAACCCAACTT CCACCGCCTGGAGTATTTCCAAAATTTCCGcctgcaaagcatcatgggagaagGTTGGGTCCAGCCAGAGTCTGGTCTGTGGCATGGAAAAGCCTGA
- the c1h4orf33 gene encoding UPF0462 protein C4orf33 homolog isoform X1 produces the protein MGVAHRLQFLTLIHILLCCESLPFTQMQFLIQHTWDSNPVNHDPIRINFSPGQGGLKIEMFGPFFNDPAAPAGPPSQPFPGLWDYEVVESFFLDSTTENYLEVEFCPHGQHLILLLSGVGQAFQQQLPMVFNATITGDRWMGEALLPWSYFPPKINKMNSYAIHGSGEKRTYEALYPIPKEELVEGQKPNFHRLEYFQNFRLQSIMGEGWVQPESGLWHGKA, from the exons ATGGGGGTAGCTCATAGACTCCAGTTTCTGACACTTATCCACATTTTGCTATGCTGTGAATCTCT TCCTTTTACACAAATGCAGTTTTTGATCCAGCACACCTGGGACAGCAATCCTGTGAATCATGACCCTATCAGGATCAATTTCTCTCCGGGGCAAGGGGGGCTGAAGATAGAGATGTTTGGTCCCTTCTTCAATGACCCAGCAGCTCCTGCAGGGCCCCCCAGTCAGCCCTTCCCTGGACTCTGGGATTATGAAG TTGTGGAGTCCTTCTTCCTTGATAGTACTACAGAAAATTACCTAGAAGTGGAGTTTTGTCC acaTGGGCAGCATCTGATATTATTGCTGTCAGGAGTTGGCCAAGCATTCCAG CAACAACTGCCCATGGTGTTCAATGCTACGATCACAGGGGACAGGTGGATGGGTGAGGCTCTCCTCCCCTGGTCGTACTTCCCTCCTAAAATCAACAAGATGAACTCGTACGCCATCCATGGCTCAGGAGAGAAGCGTACGTATGAGGCTCTCTACCCCATCCCCAAGGAGGAGCTAGTGGAAGGCCAAAAACCCAACTT CCACCGCCTGGAGTATTTCCAAAATTTCCGcctgcaaagcatcatgggagaagGTTGGGTCCAGCCAGAGTCTGGTCTGTGGCATGGAAAAGCCTGA